The following proteins are co-located in the Chitinophagales bacterium genome:
- a CDS encoding TfoX/Sxy family protein, whose product MAYNQKLADRVREIIAETHDNVEEKSMFGGRCFMVNDKMCVGVEKERLMVRLDPAKYEEVMQKEGCRPMDFTGRIMKGYVFVDIEALNTRKKLAYWISLALEFNKTAKASPKRK is encoded by the coding sequence ATGGCTTACAACCAGAAATTAGCTGACCGTGTAAGGGAAATTATTGCTGAAACACATGACAATGTAGAAGAGAAGAGCATGTTCGGCGGACGCTGTTTCATGGTCAATGACAAGATGTGCGTCGGTGTGGAAAAAGAAAGACTGATGGTTCGCCTCGATCCTGCAAAGTATGAAGAGGTGATGCAAAAAGAGGGTTGCCGGCCCATGGACTTTACCGGTAGAATTATGAAGGGCTATGTTTTTGTAGATATAGAAGCCCTCAATACCAGGAAGAAACTTGCTTATTGGATTTCCCTTGCGCTGGAGTTTAACAAAACGGCAAAAGCATCTCCGAAACGGAAGTAA
- a CDS encoding glyoxalase, which yields MKHSALSIRPFIGARNFTLSRKFYHDLGFEESIISHNLSYFKTGSLGFYLQDADVKDWIDNTMVFLEVSDVDLFWQELQLLDLPARYEGVRLIPVRQMPWGKECFVHDPSGILWHFGTFTD from the coding sequence ATGAAACATAGCGCATTGTCCATCCGGCCCTTCATTGGCGCCAGGAATTTTACCCTGTCGCGTAAATTTTACCATGATCTTGGATTCGAAGAAAGTATCATCAGCCACAATCTTTCCTATTTCAAAACCGGCAGCCTTGGATTTTACCTGCAGGATGCCGATGTGAAAGACTGGATTGACAACACCATGGTTTTTTTGGAGGTCAGTGACGTGGATTTGTTCTGGCAGGAATTGCAGTTGCTGGATTTACCTGCCAGATATGAAGGCGTGCGCCTCATACCGGTGAGGCAAATGCCTTGGGGCAAAGAATGTTTTGTGCATGATCCTTCCGGAATCCTCTGGCATTTTGGAACTTTTACTGATTGA